From Dechloromonas sp. A34:
ACGAAGGCGGCGAGTTCATGGCACCGGAGAAACTCGACCGCCTGGCTGCGATTGCCGCCCGCACCTGGCAGCGCACCCTCGACGACCGGATCGGCATTTCGCACGAGGAGCAGGAACGCAAGGCACGGACGCCGCCAGCCGCGCTGCCGGCGACCGAGTCGCTGCTCGCCGACCGCCCGGAACACCGCTTCGAGCGCCGCTCGCAGGACCGCATGCCACCCGACAATCGTTGGGGCTTCCGCATGCCAGTGCCCGAACTGCTCTACAACAAGGGCGAGCTCTACAACCTGGCGGTCGCCCGCGGCACGCTGGCGGAAGAGGAACGCTACAAGATCAACGAGCACATCGTGCAGACCTTCATCATGCTCAGCGCGCTGCCCTTTCCGAAGCACCTGCGCGAGGTACCTGAAATCGCCGCCTGCCATCACGAGAAAATGGATGGCACCGGCTATCCGCGCCGCCTGGTGCGCGAGCAGATGGGCCCGGTGGCGCGGATGATGGCGATCGCCGACATCTTCGAGGCGCTGACCGCCGTCGACCGGCCCTACAAGAAGGGGAAGACGTTATCCGAGGCGCTCACCATCATGGCCCGGATGCGCGACGCGGCGCACATCGATGGCGAGCTGTTCGAGCTCTTCCTGCACGCCCGCATCTGGCGCCAGTACGGCGAGCGCTTCATGCGGCCGGAACAGCTCGACGCCGTGGACGTCAGCGCCTTTGCCCGCGCTTGAGGTGCCGATTAGCTCCGTTCAGCGCAGTTCGAACCAGGCGACGATAAAGGCAGCGACCGCGCCCGGATCGTTGATATCGAGCTGCGGCAGCGTCGTGGCGAGCGGTGCATCGCTGGCCACGGCAATGACATGCGGGTCGTTCGGGAACAGCTGGGGCTTGTCGATGGCAGCCCGGTAGATTTCAATTTTGGGAATCGGTTCGTGCTTGAAGCCCTCGACCAGCACCAGATCGCAGGGTGACAACTGGGCCAGCGCCTCGCTCAGATTCAGTTCAGGGCGGCCGCGCAGTTCGTGCATCACCGCCCAGCGATTGAGCGAAGTCACCAGAACCTCACGGCAGCCGGCATGGCGGTGGCGGTAGGAATCCTTGCCCGCGTAGTCGATATCGAACTCGTGATGTGCGTGCTTGATCAGCGAAACCGCAAGCCCACGTGCTTCGAGCAAAGTGATGACCCGCTCGACCAATGTCGTTTTACCGCTGCCGGACCAGCCGGCAAAACCGATGACCTTCATGCCGCATTGCCCCGGGGTGTCGAAAAATGGCGGCCATTATCGCCATTCACGCTGGCCACTGGGGATATTTTCAATCCCCAACCTGTGGAAACCCCTTATTGCGGCGCGTCAATTCCTGCCTAGAATTCGCCTGCAGGATTCACATACAGACATAAAAGGTTAACAGCAATGAACGTCAAAGTTCACTATCGCCTCACCCAGGACCGCGCCGGTCTGCCGCAGGATTTCGCCGGTGCGCGTCGTTTCGTCGCCAGCGAAGGCCAGGCCATCGAAGACATGGCCAAATCGCAGCTGGCAGCGGACTATCAGGTCCCGACCAGCGCCGTCGTGATCTGCAAGATCGAGTACTAACCGCCCCCGCGCTGGGTTGCCCGGTCGACCCGCGCCAGCAGTTCCCAGGCGGTGGCTTCGTCACCGTGTTGCACGCTGATTTCAACGTGCAGGTGGGCTATTTGCAGTGCACCAATTTGCGTCGGCCGTTGGCTGGTCAAGGCAAAGTGCAGGCGCACACCATCGGCTGACAGCATCACGCCCTCGGCAGTCGCGCTGACGGTATCGCCAAAGGCTTGGACCAACGCCCGCCGGAACTCGTCCGGCGTGCTGTTCATCTGCCGGACGCGCTGGCCACTCCACGGAAACGGCCCTTCAGCCACCCGCAATTGGCGGCCAGATGGCCAGCACATCGCCCTCCTGCAGACAGGTCGTCGCCCGCTCGTCCGGTGGTACAAAAACGCCATTGACCAGTACCAGATGCGTCAGTTTGGGCGGCAGGGCATAGGGCTGGATGACGGCGCTGATCGTGGCCTGATCGGCGACCTCGATATTGACCCGGTTATTCTTGCTCCCCGCCGGCAGGTAATCGGCCAGCGTGGCATAGAACTTCAGCGTGACCTGCATGGCATCAACCGGGCGAGCGCTGACAGGCGACATAGGCTTCGACGAAGCGGGTCGGCGCTGCCAGCAGCTTATCCTTCCACGCTCCGAGACGGGTCTTGGCCTGGATCAGGCCGCGCAGCACGCCGATGTGCTCGGTCCAGCCGATCGCCGTCGCGCCGACCAGCACGTCTTCCTGGAACTGCAGGCTGAGGTAGCGGCCACGGCTTTCATCGGCCTGTTCGACGCCGTCACCGCCGGCCACCCCCTGCCACTCACCGAAGGAAGAGGAAATCATCCCCATCGAATCGAGCACGTTGATCGCCAACACGCCCTTCATCCGCGCCGCCTGACCGGCCATGTTGAGGGCCGCGATGCGCGCCTGGTCGGCGGCGTTGGGCTGGATGGCGGCCACCAGGTGACGGCCGGAGAAAAGGTCGGGCGCCTCGGCGACATCGCCGGCGGCATAGATGCCGGGTACCGAGGTCTGCATTGAATCGTCGACCAGCACGCCCTTGGCGACATGGATCGATGTACCTTCGAGGAAAGCGGCATTCGGTGCAACGCCGGCCGCGACGATCAGCAGATCGCAGTCGATATGCTCACCGGTCGATAGCGCGACGGTCAGCGGCGAATTCTTGCCCTTCTCGATGAACTCGACTCCGGCCTTGGTCACCACCTTGACGCCCTGGCGCTCGACCCAGCGCTTGATCATGCTGCCGGCCTCCGGCGTCATCATGCGCGGCACCATGCGGTCCCCCATTTCGACGACGGTCAGGCTGACCCCGCGATTGACCAAGGCTTCCATGATGATGCAGCCGATGAAGCCGGCCCCCAGTTGCAGCACGCGCGAACCGGGTTTCGCCATCTGCGCGATCGCGCGGGCGTCGGCCAGCGTCCAGCAGGTCTGCACTTCCGGTAGGTCGATGCCGGGGATTGGTGGCCGCACTGGATGCGAACCGGTGGCGATCAGCAAGCGGTCGAAATTCTCGAAATGGCCGTCGTCGAACAGCAGCGTGCGTTTCTCGGTGTTCAGGGCGACGGCCCGACCCCGATGCTGGCGTATGCCCATCTTTTCGAAATGATCGCCCGATTTGCGCAAGTAAGTGCCCGCTTCGTCGATGTTGCCTTCGAGCAGGTAAGGAATGGCCATCCGGGAATACGGCGGTTCGGCTTCGTTGCCGATGAGCAGGATCTCGTCGTCGGGCGCCGCCTTGCGCAGCGTTTCGGCGGCAACGACGCCGGCCGGGCCATTGCCGAGGATGATGTGTTTCATGTTGGGCGGTCTCCTTCTTGATTGGTCAGTTGGCTGCAGCGCGGGTTCCGGCTTGATCAAGAAAAAACGGGGCAGCACCGCCACCCCGCTCGTCAAGCAGCGTCTGGCCCCCTTAGAGGCCCAGACGCTCCAGCGTCGCCGTCTCGGGCACGCCTTCGGCATTCCAGCCGCGCAGCTCGTAATACTCCGGCAGCATCTTTTCGACGCCGCTGACCAGGCCCTTGGCGGGACCGGTCTTGGCCGCCTCGGTCTTCAGACGTGGCGGCAGGTCGTCGTCCTTCTTGGTGAAACCGGCCTTCAAGTTGAATTGACGTTCGAGGTTCCAGATTCGCTCGCCGACCAGGGTCAGCTTCTCCATCGACCAGTCGCCTTCGCAGGCGGCCTGCAACTGGGGTTGCACATCGGCCACCGTCCAGGCGAAGGAGGTAAAGAGGCAAACCCCGGCCGAATCGAAAATCGTCGTCGCATCCTGGAAAGCCTTGACCAGGCCAGGCTTGCCTTCGGTGACCAGCGGATCGGTCTTGACCGGAATGCCGAGCACTTCGGAGGCCACGGTATAGCCGCGCACATGGCAGGCACCGCGGTTCGAGGTCGCATAATTGAGACCCATACCCTGAATGGCACGCCCGTCGTAGGCGGGGAATTCCAGGCCCTTGACGCTCATCGACAGCTCGGGGTGACCATACTTGGCGGCCAGGCGCTTCGAGCCGAGCCCGACTTCCTTGCCAAAGCCTTCGCCACGGGCCGTGATTTCGGCCAGATAGGCCAGCGCCTTGGCCGAACCGAAGGGCGCTTCGATGCCGATCTGTTCCTTGGTCAGGACGCCCATCTCGTAGAGCTCCATGATTGCCGAGACGGTGGCGCCGAAGGTGATCGGGTCGAAGCCGTCTTCGTTACAGACCATGTTGGCGTACTGCAGGGCTTCGAGATCGCCGACCCCGTTCGAAGCGCCGAGCGACCACGCCGATTCGTATTCCAACCCGCCCGATGCACCCCAGTATTCGGGCTTGTTGACCACCGTGAAGTGGCCCTGATCGAGTTGCGAAATCCGTCCGCAGGCGATCGTGCAGCCGAAACAGGCGGCATTGGTCAGCAGGTGCGCCTTGCCATCGGTCGGGCGCTTCTCGTGCATGGCTTCGGCCGAGATCTGACCGGCTTCTTCGAATTGCACGTCACGGTGATTGCGCGTCGGCAGGGCGCCAATTTCGTTGATCACGTTCATCAGCACTTGGGTACCGTACTTGGGCAGGCCCTGGCCGGTCACCGCGTTATCGGCCAGCACCTTCTTGGCCGCCTGGGTGGCGGCGAGGAAGCCCGGGAAGTCCTTGATGCCGGAAACTCCCTTGGTGCCGCGGATGGCCACCGCCTTGAGGTTCTTCGAGCCCATCACGGCGCCCACCCCGGAACGGCCGGCGGCGCGGTGCAGGTCATTGACCACGCAGGAGAACAGCACGCCGTTCTCGCCCGAGCGGCCGATCGAGGAGACGCGAATCTGCGGGTCCTGATGCAGCTTCTTGATCGTCTCTTCGGTAACCCAGGTGGTCTTGCCCCACAGATGCGCGGCATCGCGCAGTTCGGCCACATCGTTCTCGACGAACAGATAGACCGGCTTCGGCGACCTGCCTTCGAAAATGATCATGTCCCAACCGGCGAATTTCATCTCGGCGCCAAAGAAGCCGCCCGAATTGGAACAGGCGATCGCGCCGGTCAGCGGCCCCTTGGTGATTACCGTATAACGACCACCGGTCGACGCCATGGTGCCGGTCAACGGGCCGGTCGCCATGATCAGCTTGTTGTCGGGCGACAAGGGATCGACCTTCGGGTCGATTTCTTCGCACAGATATTTGGTACCGAGGCCGCGCGAGCCCAGGAAATCATTGGCCCAGGCCATGTTCAGCGGTTCGGGAGTGCAGGTGCCGGCGGTGAGATTGACGCGCAGGACTTTACGATTCCAACCCATATTCTTTTCCTCCTTAAGCGGCAACGGCCGAAGTGTTCGCCTTCGCGGCCCAGGCGCGCATGCGCTCCAGGCCGGTCCAGTCGGCGTCGACATAGGTGATGGCGGCGGTCGGGCAGGCGCTGACGCATTTCGGATCGCCAGCGCAGAGGTCGCATTTCTGGACCTTGCCAACATCGGCCATGTAATTGACCGTGCCGAACGGGCAGGCGATGGTGCACACCTTGCAGCCAACACAGATCGCTTCCTTGACCACCTTGGCCCCGGTGGCGGCGTCGATGACGATCGCTTCGACCGGGCAGGAGTTCATACACCAGGCATCGGAACACTGGGTGCAGGTATAGGGCACCTTGCGCCCCTCATGCTCGAAACTGAAAACCTTGATACGGGATTTCGACGGGTTGATCGTGCCCGTATGCTCGAATGAGCAAGCCATTTCGCACTGTAAACAGCCGGTGCACTTGGCCGGATCGATGTGTAGCGACTTCTGCATGGCGTCTCCTCCATGAATGATTACCTTCGAAAGAGGCGTCGCTGGAAGCGACCCTCTGCTGGTCGGTCAGTTTCGCAAAATCCATGCCCACCGGAAAACTGTCGCCAGTCGGCCTTTTTGTGTGCAATGTATCGTTTTTAGACAGAATCGAAGCACTCCGGTTGCTCAGAAGTTGAACAACTGCTGAACGCCGAAACACCGCTGGATTTGGCCTCACCACTGTAGGCAAGCGGCGACAACTTGTCATGCCGCAATGCAACATGCCAGCCACATTTTGTTACACAAGGCTACGAAAGGACGACAGACCCGGTCGAGGCAAAAACCTACACTGCAGTTGTGCATTGAACCCCTCCTCTCGAAATCCCCCCTTTCGAGAATTTCCAACCCCGCCTCCGGCGGGGTTTTTTTTGCCCTGCTCGTTGATCTATCTCAAGCCGTTATAATTTCGGACTTTTATTTTTCCGTATTGGGGTAAATCAGCATGGCCGAGAAGCACTCATCCAAGGGCATCATGTGGGCAACGATCATTGTCGCGATCATCTTGATCGCCATCATCTTCCCGCTGTCCGTCAAGAAAACCACCTCGGCAGCCGATTCCGCAGGAGGCAACGATGAGGCTGAAGTCCGCATCCAACCGGTCGCCAAGTTCGAACTGGCCAAGGCGGCACCGGCCACCAGCGGAGCCCCGAAGGATGGCGCAACCGTCTTCAACACCGTGTGCGGTGCCTGCCACAACACCGGCGCTGCCGGCGCACCGAAACTCGACGACAAGGGCGCCTGGGCCCCGCGCCTGGCCACCGGCAAGGAAGCGCTGTACAAGAGTGCCATCGGCGGCAAGAACGCCATGCCGCCGAAGGGTGGCTCCAGCCTGTCCGACGAGGAAATCAAGGGCGCCGTCGACTACATGCTGAGCAAGGTCAAGTAAGCCACGCTCGACGTAAATCAAGGGAGGCCACGGCCTCCCTTTTTCGTGGACATAAAAAAGGGCACCTCGTCGGTGCCCCGGCCAGATCGGCTTTTGGAGGGCCGATGCTGATTTCCCTGGCGGGAATTATTTTTTTGCCGGTTCCAAAGCCTTCGGAGCCTCAACCTTGGCGGCTTCAGCGGCAACCGGCTCGGCAGCCTTCTTGGTCTTCTTGACCTTCTTCTCGGTCGGCTTCGCAGCATCCGTCTTCACTTCGGCAATAGCTGCCGGCTTGGCTTCCGAAGTCTTGACTTCGGCTTTCGGTGCTTCGGCCGTCTTCGTCACTTCGGCCTTGGCCGTCGCCGCAACCGTCGCCGCAGCGGGTTTGACTTCGGCCGGCTTGACGTCGGCAGCATGGGCAATGCCAAAAGCAGCGGCGATGGCGAGGGCGATCAGTTGCTTGGTCATTTTGATTCTCCTTGAACGGGTTTATTCGGTGTTTCATCCGGCTTTGCGAAATTGCGCTGCCTTGTGCCGAATAACGCGGGCCCTTGTTGCCCGGATGTCATGGAGAAGGTAACCCGCTGTAACGCGGTGTGACCAAGCCGTTAAGGCTTGTTGCCGGCCAGCATGGCCTTCATCGCATCAAGGCGGGCGCTGCCGGTAGCCTTGTCGCTCGGCCCGTCCTGCTTGCCGCCGGCGAAGCGGATATCCTCGCGGCCCATTTCGTCGATGAAACGCGACGGTTCGCAGGGAATGAACTCGCGCATCTGCTTTCGCCGCTCGCACCAGGAGATGTTCAGCGAGTGCTGGGCGCGCGTGATGCCGACATACATCAGCCGGCGTTCCTCCTCGATCTTGGCCGGATCGAGCGATTCGCGATGGGGCAGGATGCCTTCCTCGACCCCGACCAGGAAGACATGCTTGTACTCCAGGCCCTTGGCGGCATGCAGGGTCGACAGCTGGACGGCATCGACCTCCTCGTCGTTCTGCTTGTCCAGCATGTTGATCAGGGCAATGCTCTGGGTCAGGTCGATCAGCGTCTTGCCATCCTGTTCGCCCTTCTTGTTCAGCCAATTGGCGAACTCGCAGACGTTGCCCCAGCGCGTCTGCGCCGTGCGCTCCTCTTCGTGGTCGTAGAGGAAGGTCTCGTAGTCGATGGCTTTCAGCAGATCGGGCAGCACCTGGTGGGCCGGCTCGCGCACGGCCCGCTCCTGAATGCGGTTGATGAACTGGCAGAACTCGAGCAGTGGTTCCTGCTGGCGGGCCTGCACGCGCTGGGCGAAACCCTCCTCGAAGGCGGCCTGGAACAGGGAGATATGGCGCTCACCGGCATAAGTGCCGAGCACCTGCAGAGTCGCCGCTCCGATGCCACGCTTGGGTGTCGTGGCCGCCCGGATGAAGGCCGGATCGTCGTCCTCGTTGGTCAGCAGGCGCAGGTAGGAAATGATGTCCTTGATTTCCGCCTTGTCGAAGAAGGACTTGCCGCCGGACAGCAGGTAGGGAATACGGTGGTCGCGCAGGTATTCCTCGAAGCCGCGCGCCTGGTGGTTCGAGCGATAGAGGATGGCGTAATCCTTGAACTTGCTGCGATGCTCGAAACGGTGCGCCTGCAGCTTCATGACCACGCCCTCGGCCTCGGCATCGTTGTCGCGGCAGGCGGTAACGGTGATCTGCTCGCCATGACCGAGCTCGGACCACAGTTTCTTGTCGAACAGCTTCTCGTTGTGCGAGATGACGTTGTTGGCCGCCTTCAGGATGCGCACCGTCGAGCGGTAATTCTGTTCGAGCTTGATGACCTTGAGGGCCGGAAACTCGGCCGGCAGCTTCTTCAGGTTCTCGATATCGGCGCCGCGCCAGCCATAGATCGCCTGATCGTCGTCGCCGACCGCCGTGAACTGGGCACGGACGCCGGTCAGCAGCTTGAGCAACTGGTACTGGCAGGCATTGGTGTCCTGGTATTCATCGACCAGCAGGTAGCGCAGGCGGTTCTGCCATTTGTCGGCGATCTCCGGATGCTGCTGGAACAGCACCACCGGCAGGCCGATCAGGTCGTCGAAATCGACCGCCTGGTAGGCTTTCAGTGTCGCCTCGTAGGACAGGTAGGCATGGGCGGCGAGGACTTGGTGCTCGTCGGCGGCTAGATGGCGCGCTGCTTCCGGCGTCACCAGCCCATTTTTCCAGTTGGAGATGATCGCTTGCAGATGGCGCAGGGTGCCCTTGTCCACCGTTTGCGCGACATCGCCGATGATCGCCGCGCAATCGGCCGAGTCGAAAATCGAGAAGCGTGGCTTGTAGCCCAGTGCCTTCGCCTCTTCGCGCAGGATGCGCACGCCGAGCGAGTGGAAGGTCGAGATCTGCAGCTGGTCGGCCAGCGGCTTGGCGAGAATCTTGCCGATCCGCTCCTGCATTTCCTTCGCCGCCTTGTTGGTGAAGGTGATGGCCGCCACGTTGCGCGGCTGGAAGCCGCAATCCTGGACCAAATAGGCTATTTTCTGGGTGATCACCCGCGTCTTACCCGAGCCGGCACCCGCCAGCACCAGCAAAGGGCCGTCGAGGTAATGGATTGCTTCGCGTTGCTGGGGATTGAGGCCGGACATGAATGGCGACGCCCCGGCAAGCGGGGCGTAGGTTTTGGGAGCGGAATTTTAACCCAAGGGCCAGCCGACTCAGGCCTTATCGTCGATCCACTCGACCGGGATGCTCAAGGCCCGCAGCTTGAGAAGCCCGCTGGCACTGGTGCCGAGCAGAGTCAGCTCGGCGGCCACGGCCCGGGCGTCTTCGAGCACATGACCAGCCCCCGCGAAAGGACCGATGGCCTTCGGATCGACCTCGGCAATTTCCTGTTGCAGGCTGCGCTGGCGATCGCCCTCGATGCCTTCCATGGCCTCGACCCGGCGAATACGCTCACCGGCCAGCCGATGTCCGCGCTCGACCGCTTCCGGGGAGTGGTTCTGGGTGGTGGATTCGAGGCGGCTCAGTTTCATGTGACGGACTCCTGAGTCCGTCAACGACCAAATCCACCGCCAGCTTTAATTTACAGCGCGCCGAAGACCTTTTTCAGCAGATCACTGCCGGCGCCAACCGGATTGGCGCGCAGCTTTTTCTCTTCCTCGGCGATCATCAGGAACAGCCCGTCCATGGCCTTCTGGGTGACGTAGCTGTCGATGTCGGCGTCCTTCTGGTCGATCAGCCCGGCACTGGCAGCCTTGCCGGCATAATTGTTGTACTGCTCGGCCAGTTGCAGCTTCTTGGTCTCCGCCTTGACGATCGGCGTGAATTTCTGGCTCAGCTGTTCGGTCGAGGTCCGCTTGAAATACTGCGTTACGCTGTCCTCGCCACCGGTCAGGATGCCCTTGGCGTCCTGCACGCTCATCTTCCTGATCGAATCGGTGAGAATCGGCTTGGCCTCGGCTACGGCATTCTCCGCGGCGTGGTTCATGGTGTTGACCAGTTCGTCGGCCTGCTTGCCCATGCCGAACATGCGCATGCCCTTTTCGGCCTTCTGCAGGTAGCCGGGCAGCGGGATCTTGACCTTGCTGTTGCCGAGAAAGCCGTTGTCCTTGCCAAGCGAAGCCACTGCATAGTCGGCCCCCTTGGCCAGGGCCTCCTTGACCCCGGCGCTGGCATCGCCGGCAGAAATGGCATCGAGCGCCCCGGCCTGGGCCACGACTGCTGCCAGGGAGAGGCACAGGGCAAAACCGGTGTTGAGCAGTCGTTTCATGGCAGTTCCTTTATCAGACGATATCGAGGTGACCGGTTTCGGCGAAGGCGATGGCATAGTCCATGGTGTTGCGGTCACGAATCTCGCCCATCAGGATGACGTCCGGCGCCTGACGCAGAGTGTTCTTCAGCGCCGGACCCCAGTCATCGGTATCGACGCCAACTTCGCGCTGGGTGACGATGCAGTTCTTGTGTTCATGCACGTATTCGATCGGATCCTCGATCGTGATGATGTGGCCGTAGGTGTTCTCGTTGCGGTAATCGACCAGGGCCGCCAGCGAGGTCGTCTTGCCGGTACCGGTACCACCGACGAAGATGATCAGGCCGCGCTTGGTCATCGCCAGGTCCTTCAGCACCGGCGGCAACTGCAGCTCGTCAAGGGTTGGGATGCTCATGTTGATCGTCCGGCAGACGACGCCGACGCGCCCCTGCTGGACCAGCGCATTGACCCGGAAGCGCCCGATGCCGGCCGGCGAAATCGCGAAGTTGCATTCCTTGGTCGCCTCGAACTCGGCGGCCTGGCGATCATTCATGATCGAACGGGCCAGTTCGGCGGTGTGCGAGGCGGTCAGCACCTGATTCGAGACCGGCGTGATCTTGCCGTCGATCTTGATCGCGGGCGGAAAGCCAGCGGTGATGAAAAGGTCCGAGCCTTTCTTTTGCGACATCAGCCGCAAAAGATCGTGCATGAATTTCATTGCCTGATCGCGTTCCATAACTACCCCTTGAATTGGTTATTGGCCAACGCTCAGCCCGGGAAGGCGTCCTTGTTGGCAGCCTTGTTACGCGCCTCGGCGCTGGAAACGATGTTGCGACGGACCATTTCCAGCAGATTCTGGTCGAGGGTCTGCATCCCGAAATTCTGGCCGGTCTGGATCGCCGAATACATCTGTGCCACCTTGTTCTCGCGGATCAGATTGCGGATGGCTGGCGTGCCGATCATGATTTCATGGGCCGCGACCCGGCCCTGACCATCCTTGGTCTTCAACAATGTCTGCGAAATGACGGCCCGCAGCGATTCGGAGAGCATCGAACGAACCATTTCCTTTTCCGCAGCCGGGAAAACGTCGACGATGCGGTCCACCGTCTTCGCCGCCGACGAGGTATGCAGCGTCCCGAACACCAGGTGACCGGTTTCGGCCGCGGTCAGCGCCAGGCGGATGGTTTCCAGGTCGCGCATTTCGCCGACCAGAATGACGTCCGGGTCTTCGCGCAAGGCCGAGCGCAGGGCGTTGGAAAAGGACAGCGTGTGCGGCCCGACTTCACGCTGGTTGATCAGGCACTTTTTAGCCTCATGGACGAATTCGATCGGATCCTCGACGGTCAGGATATGCCCGTAGTCGTTTTCATTGACATGGTTGACCATGGCGGCCAGCGTCGTCGATTTGCCGGAACCGGTTGGCCCGGTAACCAGCACGATGCCGCGTGGGTACTCGGAAATGTCCTTGAAGATTTTCGGGCAATTCAACTCCTCCAGGGTCAGCACCTTGGAGGGAATGGTCCGGAAGACGGCACCGGCTCCCCGCTGCTGATTGAAGGCATTGACCCGGAAGCGCGCCAGATTGGGAATTTCAAATGAAAAGTCGCACTCCAGCGTTTCTTCATAAATCTTGCGCTGACCATCGTTCATGATGTCATACACCATGCCGTGCACATCCTTGTGCTCCATGGCCGGCAGATTGATGCGACGGACATCGCCATGGACGCGAATCATCGGTGGCAAGCCGGAGGACAAATGAAGATCGGAGGCCTTGTTCTTGACGCTGAAGGCCAGCAGTTCGGTGATGTCCATGCGAATCGTCCTCGGGGCGCGTGTATACTGAAATTATTCGGAAATTCCTATTGATTATGAGCGCAATCGCCAGCAACCTGCAAGCCGTCCGGGCGCGGATTGCCACAGCCGCCAAGGCAGCCGGGCGTTCGCCCGAAACCGTCCAGCTGCTGGCCGTCAGCAAGACCTGGCCACTAAGCTGCGTACTCGAAGCCGCCGCGGCCGGACAGCGGTCTTTTGGCGAGAATTATGTCCAGGAAGGCGTCGACAAGATTGTTGAAACGGCCGCCCGGCGTCTGGAGTGGCACTTCATCGGCCCACTGCAAAGCAACAAGACGCGCCTGGTTGCCGAACGCTTCGACTGGGTCCATTCCATCGAGCGGCTGAAGGTCGCCGAGCGCCTCTCGGCGCAGCGTCCGGCCTATTTGCCACCGCTCCATGTCTGCGTCCAAGTCAATGTTTCCGGCGAGTCGAGCAAAAGCGGTTGTGCTCCTGATGAAACCCGTGCTT
This genomic window contains:
- a CDS encoding type IV pilus twitching motility protein PilT, producing MDITELLAFSVKNKASDLHLSSGLPPMIRVHGDVRRINLPAMEHKDVHGMVYDIMNDGQRKIYEETLECDFSFEIPNLARFRVNAFNQQRGAGAVFRTIPSKVLTLEELNCPKIFKDISEYPRGIVLVTGPTGSGKSTTLAAMVNHVNENDYGHILTVEDPIEFVHEAKKCLINQREVGPHTLSFSNALRSALREDPDVILVGEMRDLETIRLALTAAETGHLVFGTLHTSSAAKTVDRIVDVFPAAEKEMVRSMLSESLRAVISQTLLKTKDGQGRVAAHEIMIGTPAIRNLIRENKVAQMYSAIQTGQNFGMQTLDQNLLEMVRRNIVSSAEARNKAANKDAFPG
- a CDS encoding YggS family pyridoxal phosphate-dependent enzyme: MSAIASNLQAVRARIATAAKAAGRSPETVQLLAVSKTWPLSCVLEAAAAGQRSFGENYVQEGVDKIVETAARRLEWHFIGPLQSNKTRLVAERFDWVHSIERLKVAERLSAQRPAYLPPLHVCVQVNVSGESSKSGCAPDETRALCEAVSRLPGLRLRGLMAIPEPTDDYASQCLPFRQVREIYNRIQAAGLPLDTLSMGMSHDLEAAIAEGATIVRIGTAIFGERNYA